GCGCGACACGATTTCGCGATCCTGAAGACGTACGAGGCGGGCCTCGCGCTGCGCGGGACAGAGGTCAAGTCCCTGCGGGCCGGCCAGGCTTCGCTGGTGGACTCCTTCGCCCAGGAGCGGGACGGGGAACTCTGGTTGTACGGGCTGCACATCGCCGAGTACGCGTACGGCACCTGGACGAACCACCAGCCCCGGCGGCTGCGGAAGCTGCTGCTCCGCCGCGTCGAGATCAACAAGATCCTGGACCGGGTACGCGATCCGGGGCTGACACTCGTGCCGCTGTCGATGTACTTCGAGAACGGCTGGGCGAAGGTCGAGCTCGGCATCGCCCGTGGCCGGCGGTCGTACGACAAGCGGCAGGCCCTCGCCGAACGGGACGCGAACCGCGAGATCGCCCGGGAGATGGGCCGCCACCTCAAGGGCATGCCGAGGCGAGACGGCTGATCGGTCTCGTCATCGATCCTCTGGTACCACGGCGGTTCCAGGTGGCCGCCGACGCGTAGCGGGCGTCGGCGGCGGGTATGGACCCATGCCATGAGCGAAGACACCAGTGATCGGGTCGAGAACCGGGCCGCCCACCTGCTGCCGGAGGAGCGGGCGGCGGGCAGCGACGACCCCAGGGAGCAGGCGGCGGCCATCCTCGCCGACTCCGACCGACGGGAGGCGGGCGGCGTCGCGGTCGCCGAGTCCGAGCGGCACTCCGTCGACTCGGCGACGGCCGACGAGGCCGCCCCCGACTCGTTTCTGGAACGGCGCACCTCGGAGCAGACGGTGACCGCGCAGGAGCCGCCGGACTGACTCCGGCCGCCCCGCCGCCGAACCGCGCCGGTGGTGTGCGGTTCAGGCTGCGGTTCACGCTGCGGTTCAGGCTGCGGCGAGGAAGCGGACGAGAGCTCAGGCGAGCGGGAACTCGTCGAACAGCACCACCGGCGAATCGGGATCCCGGGTGTCGAACCGGTACGACCGGACCACCCCGGCCGCCGAGTCCAGAATCGTGAAAACCGTGATGTCGTTACTGGCCACGTACGGCAGCGGTGCGCCGGCCGGTCCGGTCAGCGGTGCGATGGTCGGCACGATCGGTACCAGTCCGCCCGGATCACCCTGCCGGACGTAGTCCGGACCGTCCGGCAGGGTGCGCGAGACCCCGGACGACGTGTCGTACGCGCCGTAGCTGTTGCCCACGTTCGAGGTCTCCAGCCAGTTGACCCCGGCCGGGTTCCGGAACCGGTTCCACAGGTGGGCGTGCCCGTTGTGCACCAGGTGCACGCCGGTGGCGGAGAAGAGTGGTTCGAGATCGCGCAGGATGTGGTCCTCGGCGAGCGGATAGGCGTACTCGACGGAGCGGACCGCGCCGCTGTCCGGGTCGCGGCGTACGGTCGGGACCGGATCGGTGAACGGCGGTGTCGAGTTGTCGCCGAGCCCGTGACCGGGCTGGTGGAACATCACCACCCGGAACCGGGCCCGACGCGCCTGTGCGGAGGTCAGTTCCCGCTCCAGCCAGCGGTACTGCGCCGAGTCCCGGTGGACCGGCTCGAAGATGAACTGGCCGTGTCCCCACCGGGTCGGATCCGCCCGCGTGGCGGCGCCCTCGGAGAACATGCCCCGCCCCGGCGTCACGCCCGGCCGCCAGATCGTCGCCACGAAGAGCGTGATCAGGTGTACGTCGCCGATGGTCCGGGACCACCAGCGCGGCCCGCCCGCCGCACTGCGCGGGTACGGGAACAGTTCCTCGTACGTCGTGACGTCCCAGGACCGATCCGCCAGCCAGGCATCCCCGGGTGCGTCCTGCCCGGATCCGTCCCCCTCGGACCAGCGCTCCTCGGCCACTCTCCGGGGTTGCGGGTCGGTGAACTGACTCTCCAGGCTCTCCGTCTCGGACCACCGGCCCATCACCTCGTGGTTGCCGATCGCCGGATAGATCGGCGTGTGCTGGAGCAACGGGGTACCCCGGTAGGTGCGGCCGGCGATCGTGTGCTCCGCCCGCCCGGACATGCTGGCGAAGAAGGCGAGCCCGCTGTCGCAGTCGAACCAGTCGCTCGCCCGGTCCGAGACGTTGACCATGTCGCCGGCCATCAGCACCCCGTCGAGCCGGAACCCCACCGTCTCGGCGACCTTCTCCAGATTGGCCGGCGTCATCCCCTTCAGTTGGTGGTCACTGGTCAGCAGCAGCCGTACGCCCGCCTCGCCGGGTGCCGCCGCGGCGACCGAGTACGCCGCCGTGACCGTGCCCCGGCCACGATCGTCGACCGACACCACCCGGTACGGCGTACGCCCGGCGGGCAGCTCGGTGACCTGGACGAGGTGCCGGTACACCGGCCGGGGCGCCACCGCCGGGAAGTTCTGTCCGGGCACCCGTGAGTCGGCGTCCTCCCGGGTACGGGTCAGCCGGTGGGTGTCGGCCGTGAACCGCCGCCAGTCCGGCCCGGACTCCTGGTCTCCGGTCGCGGCGTCCACCGCCTGCCGTTCGGTCATCGCGGTCACCCCGGCACCGAGCAGCACGTACTGGCCCATGCCGGGCTCCTCGGTGTGCCACACGACGTACGCGCTCGACGGGCCGGGATCGAGCAGATAGGGCTCGCAGAGCAGGGGACGGCCCCCCGTCCGGTCGGCGGTTCCGGATTCGGGATCTTGCGTCATGGCAGGAGAGTCAACCAGCGCCGGATGTCGCGGCGGCACCCGGGCGGTGTCGGCACCGTCCCCGGCCCGAGATCTGCCCCGACCCGGCACCCTGACCGGGCGGGGTGGGTCAGATGGCGGTGGCCCGGAAGACCTTCCACTCCTCGCCGACCCGGCGCAGTTCGAGGACGACCCGGTTCTGGTCGACCTTCTCGCCGTCGGTGTTGACGTTGCGCCGGTACTGGTTCAGGTAGACCAGCAACTCGACCCGCTCCGGATCGGCCCGGACCACTCCGCTGGCGGACACCTCGGCGAGCACCACCGCCTGCTCGGTGACGGCGGTCGACTTCAGCGCGGACGTCGTCTCCGCGTACTCGTCGGCGAACGGGCCGGTCACGAACGCCCGACCGTTCGCCACGCTGGCGTCGAAGCTGCGGTAGTCGTAGGAGAAGATCGCCTTGGCGGCCGGGCCGGCGGTGGCCAACGCCTGACGTACCGCCGAGTCCCGCTCGCCGGTGCGGTGGTGGGCGTACCCGGCGGTGCCGGCGACACCGGTGGCCAGCACGGTGGCCACCACGAGGACGAGGTGCAGGCGGTTGCCGGCGTACCGGCGCCGGCGCGGCCCGGTACCGTCCGGCTCCGGGCCGCCGGCAGCATCCCCGGTCGGGCTCTCGCCGGCCTCGGTCGGGCTTTCTCCGGTCCCGGCCGGGTTCTCCGAGGTCCCGGCCGGGTTCTCCGAGGTCCCGGCCGGGCCTTCTCCGGTACGGCGCCGTAGGCGCAGTCGTCGGGCCAGTGCGGCGGCGGACGATCGCATGAGGGCTCCTCTCAGCCGACGAACTGTAGGCGGGACACCAGCCAGGCGCCGGAGTCACGGTCCCGGGTCAGGTCGACCTGGATGCGGTAGTGCGCGGGTCGCCCGTCGGGGGCGTGCACGTTCTTCACGGTCGCGTCCACCGCCACCAGCGCCACCGCCGAACGCAGGTTCCCGGAGACCAGGCCGGCGCGCAGCACCGTACCCGTGGACTCGACCTTGTTCTCGATGACCGCCGCACGGACCTGGGCCTGGCCCCGGGTGAACTCCTCCTTGAAGTCTCCGGCAGCGCCGGCCGTGATCCGCTGGAGGTCACTGTCCACGCTGGACGCACTGACCGAGACGAAGTTGACCGTCGTCTGCCTCGCGGCGGCCAGGGCGTGCGCCCGTGCCTGTTCCACCGCCCGGTCCTGATACCACTGGTAGCCGAGCAGACCGGCCAGGGCCAGCGCCACACAGAGCGCGGCGGCGAGTGCGACCGTGGTTCCCGGCCGTCGCTCCTGCGGTCCGGGCCGAGCAGCCGGCCGCCGAAGACGCCCGCCGAGTCGGATCCACCGTCGAAGACGGCGTCGCGGCGCGTCCGGGCCGGCCGTCAACGTCTCGTCCACGGAGTCGGAGTCGGAAGCGGCGTCGGTACCCAAAGCGTCGGCGGCAGGGGTCTCGGTGGTGGGAGTTTCGGTGGTGGGAGTTTCGGCGGTTGCCACCTTGGCGGACCGGGCCGACGATGTCGGGTCGGGACCGGCCGGCTCCTCAGGGACGATCCGCGCCTCGGAATCGATCGGCTCCTGGTCGGGATCGGCCGGCTCCTGGTCGAGCCGTTTCAGGATCGATTCCACCGGATCCCTGGGCTCCGGGACCCGACGGGTCACGGTACGGCGAGCGGGCTGTCGCCGACGGCGGGCCGGCGCCCGTATCTCGTCGGCCGGCGCCCGTACCCTGTCGGCCGGCGGTCGTGCCTCGACGCGCAGAGGCTCCAGGTCGTCGCCGCCGGAGGTCGGCTCGACGATCGGTGCGGCCTTGACCAGTTTCAACCTGCGTTCCTCGCCGGTTGGCATGGGTCGGCTCCTCGGATGATCAGGGCGCTAGGCCGGCGAGCAGGAGTTGCTTCCAGGACTGGTCACCGGCGAGCTGGTACTGCCCGCCGGTCGAGCCGAAGGTCAGCGGGGCGCCACCCGGCCCGAGGACCACGCCGGTCGCGGGGTCGTAGCCGGCGACCGGGCCACCCAGGACCGGCAGCACCGACTCGTCGTCGGTGGCGCCGGTGTCGGCGTTGTCGTCCGACTCCGGTGCCGGCGGCCGTGCCGGGTCTGGGGGAGCGGGATCGCCGCCACCGGGTCGGGGAACGTTCCCGATGCCCCGCACGTTCGAGCCGCGAGCGGTCTCCGCGCCGGTGCAGCGGGCGTTCGACCCGGCGTACACGCACGACGGGGGATCGCCGATGTTCACCACCAGCCCGAAATGCGCCGTGCCGTCCCCCGGGGCGACGGTGAAGCCGCCGTCGACCACCAGCGGGTAGACCACGAGGAGGTGTTCGATGCCGGGCAGCCGCCGGGCGGCCACCCCGTTCACCGAGACCAGGTTGCCGAGCAGGGTGCCGATCGACGGGTCCAGGTCGCGTACCAGTCTGACCAGCTCGGTCGCGGCGGGCGGTCCGTCGGCGAGGATCCGGCGCAGGTCGGGGTTGGCCGCCCGGAGCGTCGCGGCGAGCCGGGCCAGCCCGTCCGCCCAGCGCCGCAACGCGGCGGCGGACTCCTCCTGGGTACGCAGCACCGTCCGGCCGTCCCGGATCAGCGCCACCGTCTCGGGCAGCCGGGCGGTCGCCTCGGCCAACAGGTCGCCGCCGGCGTCGAGGATCCGGCGCAGCGCCTCCTCGTTGCCCTCGAACGCCACTCCCAGCTCGTCGATGACCACCGCCAGGTCGTCCGGGTCGATCGACCGGACCAGCGCGTCCAGGTTGGCCAGCAGGGTCTCCGGGGCCAGCGGTACCCCGGTCCGGTCCGGCGGGATCACCGAGCCGTTCCGCAGGTACGGGCCGTCGTCGCGCTCGGGGCGCAGGTCGACGTACTGCTCGCCGACGGCGGAGCGCTGCGACACCACCGCCCGCAGGCCGGCGGGCACCCGGACCTTTCCGTCCAGGCGCAGGTCCACCCGGACCGCACCGGCGCGCAGGGTCACCTGCTCGACCCGTCCGACCGGTACGCCCCGATAGCTGACCGACGCGTTCGGGAAGATGCCGCCGGCCTCGGCGAAGTCGGCGTGCACCAGGTAACCGGCGCCGAACAGCCGGTCGCCGAGCCCGACGTAGCGCACCGCCACGTAGCCGACCGCGAGCAGGCTCACCACGAGGAAGACCAGGACCTGTAGTCGCGCCGTACGTCCGATCATTCGAGCAGCCCCCCGCCGAGTACGTCGAGCAGCCCGCCGGTCCGCCCGTTCGTCGCCCCGTCCGGTGGCGGCAGCAGGCAGCCGGGGGTCAGGATGGTGCCCAGCGGCAGCCGGGTACCGGGTGGGAAGACGGTCCCCGGCGGCACCACACCGCCCGGTGGCAGCAACCCGCCCAGTGGCAGCAGGGATCCCGGTCCCAGCAGCTTGCACTCGGGCGGCAGTTTGCACTCCGGCAGCAGCGGCGGCAGCCAGTCCAGCGGAAGCAGGCCGCCGACCGGCAGACAGATCGCGGGCAGTACGCCGGGCAGCAGCGGCCCGATCCCGTCCGGCCGATCATCGGTCCCGCCGGGACGCTGGCCACCGCCCGACGGGTTGGACGGGTTCCGGCCGGAGCTGCCGGACCGGGATCTCGGCGGCGGCTTCGCGACCGGTTTCGCCGAGAACAGGTTGGCCAGGATGGTCGCGGCGTCCAGGTCGGCGGTCAGCGACATGTTGATGAAGTCCCCGACGATCGCACCGGTCACGTTGGGCGGGAACGGGTACGACAGCATGAAGTCCAGCGACTTCGGCAGGGCGTCACCGGCCCGGACCAACTGGTCCAGGATCGGTTGCAGGGCCCGGAGGCTGGCGACGGTGTCCTCGCGGCTCTCGACGACGACCCGGCTGCCGACCCGGCCCAACTCACCGAGCGCGGTCACCGCGTCGCTGAGCTGGTCCCGCTCCGCGGCCAGTACCCCGAGACCGGGGTCGAGTGCCGCCAGCGCGTCGCCGAGCACCGCACGTTGCCGGGACAACCGGCCGGTCAGCCGGTCGAGCGCGTCCACCGCCCGGACCAGGTCGGCCCGCTGCCGGTCGAGTCCGCCGACGAAGGCGTCCAACTGGCGCAGCGCGTCCTTGGCGGTCGACTCCCGCCCTTCCAACGCCTTCGACAGCTCCTCGTTGATCGTCTTGAGCTGGGCCAGGCCACCGCCGTTGAGCAGCAGCCCGAGCGCCGCCAGCACCTCTTCGACCTCGGCGGACCGCTTGGTCCGGGACAGCGGGATGACGGCGCCCTCGCCGAGCTGCCCGCTGGCGGACTCGGTGACCGGGGCGGCGACCGCGACGTACTTCTCGCCGAGCAGGCTGGTCTGCCGGACCGCCGCGGTGGCGTTGGCGGGCAGCCGTACCGCGCGGTCGATCCGTAGCCGGGCCCGGGCGGTCCACCCGGACAGGGAGATCTCCTCGACCGAACCCACGGTCACGTCGTTGACCTTGACGGCGGCCTGCGGCACCAGGTCGAGCACGTCGGTGAACTCCACCGTCACCCGGTACGCCGGACCGGACGGCGCGCCGCCGGGCAGCGGCAGGTCGGCCAGTTCCGGCATGCCACAGCCGCCGACCGCGACCGCCGTCGCCGTCAGCACCGCCGCCAGCGCGGCCGGCGCCGATCGACGTACCCCGGACCTGGGAGCGCTCATCGGATGCCTCGCAGGATTCCGCCGAGGGTGCGGTCGAGCGACACCTCCGGGCCCGGCGCCCCCTGGCTGGGAGCGGGGGCCGGTGGGTTCGCCCCCGACGGGCCGGGCGTCGCCGGTTTCGGGGTCGCCGGTCCGCGCTTCGTCGTGGGCGGCAGGTTGAGCAGCTTGCGCAGCTCCTCCGGCAGCGGAAGCCGTTTCAGGTTGAGGGTCTGGGCCAGTTCGAAGCAGCGCCGGGGCACCTTCGGCGCCGGCAGCAGGTCGGCCAGCACGGCGCAGACGTAGGCGGCCGGGTCGTACGGCCCCAGGATGTTGTCCCGGGTGTCCAGGGTGCCGGACCGGGCGTTGTAGCCCAGGTTCATGTTGGACAGCGCCAGCGGCGCCACGTCCAGGATCTTGATGATCGCCTTCTGCTGCCGGGCCAGCACGCCCGTGACGTCGGCCAGCGCGTCCACGTTGGACTTCAGCAGGCTCCGGTTCTGCCGGATGAACCCGGTGACGTCGGCCAGCGCGGCGGCCAGGTTCCGCAGCGCGGCGGCGAGGTCGTCCCGTTCGGCGGCGAGCTGGCCGGCGACGTCGGCGAGCTGCTGATTGAAGCTGCGTACCTGCTGGTCGCTGCGGGCCAGCGCGGTGGTGAACTGTTGCAGGTTCGCCACCGTGCCGAAGAGGTCCTGCCGCCCCTCGGCGAGGGTGGCCAGGGCCCGGGACAGCCCGTCGAGGGTGTCGTGCAGCTCCGCGCCGCTGCCGGCCAGGTTGGCCCGGCCGGTCTCGAGCAGGTCGGATAGGGCGCCGTCGGCGTTCGCGCCCGTCGGGCCGAGCGCCCGGTTGAAGTCGTCCAGCGCGCGGTAGATGTCGTCGATCTCCATCGGCGCCGCCGTCCGCCGCACCGGCAGGTCCGCCCCGTCGGGCAGCCGGTCGCCGCCGGAGTAGGCCGGGGTGAGCTGCACGTACCGGTCGCTGACCAGGCTCGGGGGGACGATCACCGCCGACGCGTCCGCCGGGATGTCGTGCTTCGCGTCGTACCGCAGCTCGATCCGGACCGTCCGTCCCTCGGGTACGACCGCGACGACCTCGCCGATCCGGACCCCGAGCACCCGTACGTCCGAGCCGACGTACACCCCGACCGCCCGGGTGAAGTGGGCGACGAGGCGCCGCTGCGGCGTACCCGGGTACGGCACGGCGACCGCCGCCGCCGCGACAACCAGCACCGCCAGTACGGCGGCGAGCAGCGCCCTCCGCCGTTTCGCCGAGCTGGGCAGGGTCGGCCGGCGCATCAGCGTCCTCCCGTCGTCGGCGACATCAGCGTCGCTCTCCCGTCGTCGGCGACATCAGCGTCGCTCTCCCGTCGTCGGCACGTACGGCTGGAGCAGTCCGCGCAGGTATGAGTCGAACCACCGCCCGTTGCCGAGCACGTTGGTGAACGAGTCGAGGAACGGCCCCATCCGCTGCAACGTGCGCTCCAGGTTGTCCCGGTTGCGTTGCAGCGTGGCCACCACCCCGCGCAACTGCCGCAGCGTCGGCTCCAGCGTGCTCCGGTTGTCGGCGACCAGTCCGGAGAGCTGGCTCGCCAGGTCCCGGGTGCCGACCAGCAGATCGTGGATCGCGTCGCGCCGCCGGCTCACCTCGGCCAGCAGCAGGGTCCCGTCCGCGACCAGTCGCCGGAACTCCTCGTCCCGGGCGGCCAGTACGTCGGTGACGTCCCGGGCCCGGCTGAGCAGTTCACGCAGCTCGGTGTCCCGGCTGGCGACCGTCCGGGACAGCCGGGAGAGCCCGTCCAGCGAGGACCGTACGTTCGCCGGGGTGTCCGCGAAGGTTTCCGACAGGGCGGTGAACGCCGTCGCCAACTGCTCGGTGTCGATCTCGTCGAAGGTGCCGGCGAGGCCGGTGACCGCCTGCATCACGTCGAACGGTGAGGCGGTGCGGGTCAACGGGATCTCGGCGTTCTCGGGCAGCCGGCCCGATCCCGCTGGAGCCAGCGCGAGGTACTTCTGCCCGAGCACCGTCTTGATCCGGATCGTCGCCCCGGTGTCCCGGCCGAGCCGTACGCCGTCGTCGTCGAGCCGGAACCGCACCCGGACGTACGGGCCGGTGTCGCCCCGCGCCAGGTCCACCTCGGTCACCTTGCCGACCCGTACCCCGGCGACCCGGACCTCGTTGCCGACGGCCAGGCCGCTGGCGTCCCGGAACGCCGCCTGGTACGGCCGGTCGCGCAGCGCCACCAGGTCGTCGAGCCGGAACGCCGCCAGCAGCACTCCGGCCAGTACGGCCAGCCCGACCGC
The nucleotide sequence above comes from Plantactinospora soyae. Encoded proteins:
- a CDS encoding metallophosphoesterase family protein, whose protein sequence is MTQDPESGTADRTGGRPLLCEPYLLDPGPSSAYVVWHTEEPGMGQYVLLGAGVTAMTERQAVDAATGDQESGPDWRRFTADTHRLTRTREDADSRVPGQNFPAVAPRPVYRHLVQVTELPAGRTPYRVVSVDDRGRGTVTAAYSVAAAAPGEAGVRLLLTSDHQLKGMTPANLEKVAETVGFRLDGVLMAGDMVNVSDRASDWFDCDSGLAFFASMSGRAEHTIAGRTYRGTPLLQHTPIYPAIGNHEVMGRWSETESLESQFTDPQPRRVAEERWSEGDGSGQDAPGDAWLADRSWDVTTYEELFPYPRSAAGGPRWWSRTIGDVHLITLFVATIWRPGVTPGRGMFSEGAATRADPTRWGHGQFIFEPVHRDSAQYRWLERELTSAQARRARFRVVMFHQPGHGLGDNSTPPFTDPVPTVRRDPDSGAVRSVEYAYPLAEDHILRDLEPLFSATGVHLVHNGHAHLWNRFRNPAGVNWLETSNVGNSYGAYDTSSGVSRTLPDGPDYVRQGDPGGLVPIVPTIAPLTGPAGAPLPYVASNDITVFTILDSAAGVVRSYRFDTRDPDSPVVLFDEFPLA
- a CDS encoding MCE family protein produces the protein MIGRTARLQVLVFLVVSLLAVGYVAVRYVGLGDRLFGAGYLVHADFAEAGGIFPNASVSYRGVPVGRVEQVTLRAGAVRVDLRLDGKVRVPAGLRAVVSQRSAVGEQYVDLRPERDDGPYLRNGSVIPPDRTGVPLAPETLLANLDALVRSIDPDDLAVVIDELGVAFEGNEEALRRILDAGGDLLAEATARLPETVALIRDGRTVLRTQEESAAALRRWADGLARLAATLRAANPDLRRILADGPPAATELVRLVRDLDPSIGTLLGNLVSVNGVAARRLPGIEHLLVVYPLVVDGGFTVAPGDGTAHFGLVVNIGDPPSCVYAGSNARCTGAETARGSNVRGIGNVPRPGGGDPAPPDPARPPAPESDDNADTGATDDESVLPVLGGPVAGYDPATGVVLGPGGAPLTFGSTGGQYQLAGDQSWKQLLLAGLAP
- a CDS encoding MCE family protein; translation: MSAPRSGVRRSAPAALAAVLTATAVAVGGCGMPELADLPLPGGAPSGPAYRVTVEFTDVLDLVPQAAVKVNDVTVGSVEEISLSGWTARARLRIDRAVRLPANATAAVRQTSLLGEKYVAVAAPVTESASGQLGEGAVIPLSRTKRSAEVEEVLAALGLLLNGGGLAQLKTINEELSKALEGRESTAKDALRQLDAFVGGLDRQRADLVRAVDALDRLTGRLSRQRAVLGDALAALDPGLGVLAAERDQLSDAVTALGELGRVGSRVVVESREDTVASLRALQPILDQLVRAGDALPKSLDFMLSYPFPPNVTGAIVGDFINMSLTADLDAATILANLFSAKPVAKPPPRSRSGSSGRNPSNPSGGGQRPGGTDDRPDGIGPLLPGVLPAICLPVGGLLPLDWLPPLLPECKLPPECKLLGPGSLLPLGGLLPPGGVVPPGTVFPPGTRLPLGTILTPGCLLPPPDGATNGRTGGLLDVLGGGLLE
- a CDS encoding MCE family protein, with translation MRRPTLPSSAKRRRALLAAVLAVLVVAAAAVAVPYPGTPQRRLVAHFTRAVGVYVGSDVRVLGVRIGEVVAVVPEGRTVRIELRYDAKHDIPADASAVIVPPSLVSDRYVQLTPAYSGGDRLPDGADLPVRRTAAPMEIDDIYRALDDFNRALGPTGANADGALSDLLETGRANLAGSGAELHDTLDGLSRALATLAEGRQDLFGTVANLQQFTTALARSDQQVRSFNQQLADVAGQLAAERDDLAAALRNLAAALADVTGFIRQNRSLLKSNVDALADVTGVLARQQKAIIKILDVAPLALSNMNLGYNARSGTLDTRDNILGPYDPAAYVCAVLADLLPAPKVPRRCFELAQTLNLKRLPLPEELRKLLNLPPTTKRGPATPKPATPGPSGANPPAPAPSQGAPGPEVSLDRTLGGILRGIR
- a CDS encoding MCE family protein, which translates into the protein MKPFRERNPAVVGAVGLAVLAGVLLAAFRLDDLVALRDRPYQAAFRDASGLAVGNEVRVAGVRVGKVTEVDLARGDTGPYVRVRFRLDDDGVRLGRDTGATIRIKTVLGQKYLALAPAGSGRLPENAEIPLTRTASPFDVMQAVTGLAGTFDEIDTEQLATAFTALSETFADTPANVRSSLDGLSRLSRTVASRDTELRELLSRARDVTDVLAARDEEFRRLVADGTLLLAEVSRRRDAIHDLLVGTRDLASQLSGLVADNRSTLEPTLRQLRGVVATLQRNRDNLERTLQRMGPFLDSFTNVLGNGRWFDSYLRGLLQPYVPTTGERR